In the Micromonospora narathiwatensis genome, one interval contains:
- a CDS encoding 3-hydroxyacyl-CoA dehydrogenase family protein — translation MSGRFVVVGAGTMGLGIAYVASGAGYAVELVEVDPTRGEDAVRRLGELWERGVQRGKLTAEEATANRERLTLRAGLAEVAEGPDVIVEAVPERLDLKRSVLRQAEARRPALLGSNTSSIPIAELAEGLARPADFLGLHFFNPVWVMALLEIVVGPATAPETTEAAVALAGRLGKDPVVVRDMPGFATSRLGVTLGLEAIRMVADGVASPGDIDKAMVLGYRHPIGPLELTDLVGLDVRLDIARTLQAAYGDRFAPPPLLEQLVAEGKLGKKSGQGFYTWEGGVKQ, via the coding sequence ATGAGTGGTCGTTTTGTGGTCGTCGGGGCCGGCACCATGGGCCTCGGCATCGCGTACGTGGCGTCCGGCGCCGGGTACGCGGTCGAACTGGTCGAGGTGGACCCGACGCGCGGCGAAGACGCCGTACGGCGGCTCGGCGAGCTGTGGGAACGCGGGGTGCAGCGCGGCAAGCTGACCGCCGAGGAGGCGACGGCGAACCGGGAGCGGCTCACCCTGCGGGCCGGGCTGGCCGAGGTCGCCGAGGGGCCCGACGTGATCGTGGAGGCGGTCCCCGAGCGGCTCGACCTCAAGCGTTCGGTGCTCCGGCAGGCCGAGGCACGGCGTCCCGCCCTGCTCGGCAGCAACACCTCCAGCATCCCGATCGCCGAGCTGGCCGAGGGGCTGGCGCGGCCGGCCGACTTCCTCGGGCTGCACTTCTTCAACCCGGTCTGGGTGATGGCGCTGCTGGAGATCGTGGTCGGCCCGGCCACCGCGCCGGAGACCACCGAGGCGGCCGTCGCGCTCGCCGGCCGGCTGGGCAAGGACCCCGTCGTCGTACGCGACATGCCCGGCTTCGCCACCTCCCGGCTCGGGGTCACCCTCGGGCTGGAGGCGATCCGGATGGTCGCCGACGGGGTGGCCAGCCCCGGCGACATCGACAAGGCGATGGTGCTCGGCTACCGGCACCCGATCGGCCCGCTGGAGCTGACCGACCTGGTCGGGCTGGACGTCCGGCTCGACATCGCCCGCACCCTCCAGGCCGCGTACGGGGACCGTTTCGCGCCGCCGCCGCTGCTGGAGCAGTTGGTCGCCGAAGGAAAGCTCGGCAAGAAGTCCGGTCAGGGCTTCTACACCTGGGAAGGCGGGGTCAAGCAGTGA
- a CDS encoding enoyl-CoA hydratase/isomerase family protein, translating to MSGLRIEELPDRLVVTLDRPEKRNAIDADLIAELHAVCAELEARPRLLLLTGGTEGVFAGGADIGQLRERGRLDALAAINQAAFARIRALPMPTVAAVDGPALGGGAELAYACDLRVCTARAVFGQPEVRLGILAGAGATYRLPALVGEARAKELLFTGRRVDADEALRIGLVNRVVAEPAELLPSAHGLLDEIAKGSALAVRLTKLAVDAPPAAHPQLDLLSQAVLFEDEEKHRRMTEFLERRRSR from the coding sequence GTGAGCGGGCTGCGGATCGAGGAGTTGCCGGACCGGCTGGTGGTCACCCTGGACCGGCCGGAGAAGCGCAACGCCATCGACGCCGACCTGATCGCCGAGCTGCACGCCGTCTGCGCCGAGTTGGAGGCGCGACCCCGGCTGCTGCTGCTCACCGGCGGGACGGAGGGCGTCTTCGCCGGCGGGGCGGACATCGGCCAGCTCCGCGAACGCGGCCGGCTGGACGCGCTGGCCGCCATCAACCAGGCCGCCTTCGCCCGGATCCGGGCCCTGCCGATGCCGACCGTGGCCGCCGTGGACGGCCCGGCGTTGGGCGGCGGCGCCGAGCTGGCGTACGCCTGTGATCTGCGGGTGTGTACGGCGCGTGCGGTGTTCGGCCAGCCCGAGGTGCGGTTGGGCATCCTGGCCGGCGCGGGCGCGACCTACCGGTTGCCGGCGCTGGTCGGCGAGGCCCGGGCCAAGGAGCTGCTCTTCACCGGACGCCGGGTGGACGCCGACGAGGCGCTGCGGATCGGCCTGGTCAACCGGGTGGTGGCGGAGCCGGCGGAGCTGCTGCCCAGCGCGCACGGCCTGCTCGACGAGATCGCCAAGGGGTCGGCGCTGGCGGTGCGGCTGACCAAGCTGGCCGTGGACGCCCCACCCGCCGCCCACCCGCAGCTCGACCTGCTCAGCCAGGCGGTGCTCTTCGAGGACGAGGAGAAGCACCGGCGGATGACGGAGTTCCTGGAGCGGCGTAGGTCCCGCTGA
- a CDS encoding ABC transporter substrate-binding protein, producing MLVSRASRAAIVVASAALLLATSGCGSDQPEEANTDTQVRLYGTDGNMQTAYAVELKERAGLLNGMKGTIPLTPLPDTFKERLRTVDPKLTDYLYSAETYDAVVISALAAQLAGTTEPTEIAKQIVGVTTGGQRCEDPATCLRLARTGQDIEYRGVSLNRAGFTDAGEPATASYATLHFGHEKIDDGKTEFVGAGDDSAASTKEPPRGRKPRGGKKADDAPLVIGGLLPKTGDLALAYPPLAAAAALAIREINAAGGVLGEPVTWIDGDDGTNPEVAKATVASHVAKGVHVIIGAAASGISRAVLPDVVAAGRILFSPSNTDAGLTTVDDKDLYFRTAPPDSLQGRALADVILRDGPHKVAIVARKDSYGQGFQENVRAELERAGFGADRVKLLTYEPPADAQAPPVDFSASAKEIKAYGADAVLIIGFGESLKVITDLADAGVQIQH from the coding sequence ATGCTCGTATCACGCGCGTCGCGCGCGGCCATCGTTGTGGCCAGCGCGGCGCTCCTGCTCGCCACCAGCGGCTGTGGGAGTGACCAGCCCGAGGAGGCGAACACCGACACCCAGGTGCGCCTCTATGGGACCGACGGCAACATGCAGACCGCGTACGCCGTCGAGCTGAAGGAGCGTGCGGGCCTTCTCAACGGGATGAAGGGCACCATCCCGCTCACGCCGCTGCCCGACACCTTCAAGGAGCGGCTACGCACCGTAGACCCGAAGCTGACCGACTACCTCTACTCGGCGGAGACGTACGACGCGGTGGTGATCAGCGCGCTGGCCGCCCAACTGGCCGGCACCACCGAGCCGACCGAGATCGCCAAGCAGATCGTCGGGGTGACCACGGGCGGACAGCGCTGCGAGGACCCGGCCACCTGCCTGCGGCTCGCCCGCACCGGCCAGGACATCGAGTACCGGGGCGTGTCGCTCAACCGGGCCGGGTTCACCGACGCCGGTGAGCCGGCCACCGCCAGCTACGCCACCCTTCACTTCGGGCACGAGAAGATCGACGACGGCAAGACCGAGTTCGTCGGCGCCGGTGACGACTCGGCGGCGAGCACCAAGGAGCCGCCCCGGGGCAGGAAGCCGCGCGGCGGGAAGAAGGCGGACGACGCCCCGCTGGTCATCGGCGGCCTCCTGCCGAAGACCGGTGACCTGGCGCTGGCGTACCCGCCGCTGGCGGCCGCGGCGGCGCTGGCCATCCGTGAGATCAACGCCGCCGGTGGGGTGCTCGGCGAGCCGGTGACCTGGATCGACGGCGACGACGGCACCAACCCGGAGGTCGCGAAGGCGACCGTGGCCTCGCACGTGGCCAAGGGTGTGCACGTCATCATCGGCGCCGCCGCGTCCGGCATCTCCCGGGCCGTGCTGCCCGACGTGGTGGCCGCCGGGCGGATCCTGTTCTCCCCGTCCAACACGGACGCCGGGCTGACCACGGTGGACGACAAGGACCTCTACTTCCGCACCGCGCCGCCGGACAGCCTCCAGGGACGGGCGTTGGCCGACGTGATCCTGCGGGACGGGCCGCACAAGGTCGCCATCGTGGCCCGGAAGGACTCCTACGGCCAGGGCTTCCAGGAGAACGTCCGCGCCGAGCTGGAGCGGGCCGGCTTCGGTGCCGACCGCGTCAAGCTGCTCACGTACGAGCCGCCGGCCGACGCGCAGGCGCCGCCGGTGGACTTCTCCGCCAGCGCCAAGGAGATCAAGGCATACGGGGCGGACGCCGTGCTGATAATCGGCTTCGGCGAGTCGCTGAAGGTGATCACCGACCTGGCGGACGCCGGGGTGCAGATCCAGCACTGA
- a CDS encoding DUF2786 domain-containing protein has protein sequence MSEAMLSKVRKLLAQAEDPACTPAESAAFMAKATELIARYGVDRALLAAREPATDPVGDRVVEVVAPYARDKAGLLAAVADPLRCRCVRRRQGSGFAMHLFGFASDLERVEMLFTSLLVQAAHGLAGAPVPAGENPAAFRRSWLAGFAHTVAERLRAAEAEAVAGAGVPSTALVLADRSDRVQHRLAEVYPRLRTAPPRRLAGTGFGSGVAAGRRAHLGGTGVTGRGAAGRGIGR, from the coding sequence ATGTCCGAGGCGATGCTGAGCAAGGTCCGCAAGCTGCTCGCCCAGGCCGAGGACCCGGCCTGCACCCCCGCCGAGTCGGCGGCCTTCATGGCGAAGGCGACCGAGCTGATCGCCCGCTACGGCGTCGACCGCGCGCTGCTGGCCGCCCGGGAGCCGGCCACCGACCCGGTCGGCGACCGGGTGGTCGAGGTGGTCGCCCCGTACGCCCGGGACAAGGCCGGCCTGCTCGCGGCGGTCGCCGATCCGTTGCGCTGCCGATGCGTACGCCGCCGGCAGGGCAGCGGCTTCGCGATGCACCTGTTCGGCTTCGCCAGCGACCTGGAACGGGTCGAGATGCTGTTCACCTCATTGCTGGTGCAGGCCGCGCACGGGCTGGCCGGTGCGCCCGTACCGGCCGGGGAGAATCCGGCCGCGTTCCGTCGTAGCTGGCTGGCCGGTTTCGCCCACACCGTGGCGGAGCGGCTGCGCGCGGCCGAGGCCGAGGCGGTCGCCGGAGCCGGCGTACCCTCGACGGCGCTGGTGCTGGCCGACCGCTCCGACCGGGTCCAGCACCGGCTCGCCGAGGTGTATCCGCGGCTGCGTACCGCGCCGCCCCGCCGGCTCGCCGGCACCGGCTTCGGCTCCGGGGTGGCGGCGGGGCGCCGGGCCCACCTGGGCGGCACCGGCGTGACCGGGCGCGGCGCCGCGGGGCGGGGCATCGGGCGATGA
- a CDS encoding SRPBCC family protein, protein MGQEMADPDEVSQEFDRFSVRSKLFAPASAERAFAVFTGSLADWWVREYTWSGPAALAELGVEPRAGGMLYEIGPYGFRGDWGRVLTWDPPRRLVFSWQLGPDRVPVPDPARASEVEVLFLPEGPERTRVEVEHRYFDRHGAAAEGYRKALTAGWHELLCRYLATVARSGS, encoded by the coding sequence ATGGGACAGGAGATGGCTGATCCGGATGAGGTCAGCCAGGAATTCGACCGCTTCTCCGTCCGTAGCAAACTCTTCGCCCCTGCCTCCGCCGAGCGCGCGTTCGCGGTCTTCACCGGGTCCCTGGCCGACTGGTGGGTACGCGAATACACCTGGTCCGGGCCGGCGGCGCTGGCCGAGCTGGGGGTCGAGCCCCGGGCCGGCGGCATGCTCTACGAGATCGGCCCGTACGGCTTCCGCGGCGACTGGGGCCGGGTGCTGACCTGGGACCCGCCGCGCCGGCTCGTCTTCAGTTGGCAGCTCGGGCCGGACCGGGTGCCGGTGCCGGACCCGGCGCGGGCCAGCGAGGTGGAGGTGCTCTTTCTGCCCGAGGGGCCGGAGCGCACCCGGGTCGAGGTCGAGCACCGGTATTTCGACCGGCACGGCGCGGCCGCCGAGGGCTACCGCAAGGCGCTCACCGCTGGCTGGCACGAACTCCTCTGCCGCTATCTCGCCACGGTCGCCCGCAGCGGTTCCTGA
- a CDS encoding polysaccharide deacetylase family protein encodes MMRSRAVLALALGLVLFLTGCGGPGKTPPPAAGPPTSASPTPVPTPTPTPRPSRTTPPKPKLRPLPKNLPAGLHRRSDDDAVALTFDDGPDPRWTPQILNQLRAAHVTATFCLIGQQAKRYPELVERIVREGHQLCNHSWRHDLDLGRRPVSEIKADLVRTNRVIRDAVPDAEITWFRQPGGRWTAEEVAVARKLGMRPLHWTVDPQDWNHPTAKTIAKRVEAAARPGSIVLMHDGGGDRSQTMAACRQVIPDLKKRYGITRLR; translated from the coding sequence ATGATGCGATCACGCGCCGTGCTGGCGCTCGCCCTGGGCCTGGTGTTGTTCCTCACCGGCTGTGGCGGACCCGGCAAGACCCCACCCCCGGCGGCGGGTCCACCCACCTCCGCCTCACCCACCCCGGTGCCGACACCGACGCCCACCCCGCGGCCCAGCCGCACCACCCCGCCGAAACCGAAGCTGCGTCCGCTGCCGAAGAACCTTCCCGCCGGGCTGCACCGGCGCAGCGACGACGACGCGGTGGCGCTGACCTTCGACGACGGGCCGGATCCGCGGTGGACGCCCCAGATTCTCAACCAGTTGCGGGCGGCCCACGTCACCGCGACGTTCTGCCTGATCGGCCAGCAGGCCAAGCGCTACCCGGAACTGGTGGAGCGGATCGTTCGGGAGGGTCACCAGCTCTGCAACCACAGCTGGCGGCACGACCTGGACCTCGGCCGGCGACCGGTGTCGGAGATCAAGGCCGACCTGGTCCGGACGAACCGGGTGATTCGGGACGCCGTACCGGACGCCGAGATCACCTGGTTCCGCCAGCCCGGTGGCCGGTGGACGGCGGAGGAGGTGGCGGTGGCGCGCAAGCTCGGCATGCGCCCGCTGCACTGGACCGTCGACCCGCAGGACTGGAACCATCCGACCGCGAAGACGATCGCCAAACGGGTGGAGGCGGCGGCCCGCCCCGGCTCGATCGTGCTGATGCACGACGGGGGCGGCGACCGGAGCCAGACCATGGCCGCCTGCCGGCAGGTGATTCCCGACCTGAAGAAGCGGTACGGCATCACCCGGCTCCGCTGA
- a CDS encoding MerR family transcriptional regulator yields the protein MADEALSAGAVARTLGVAVTTLRTWHQRYGLGPSEHVPGHHRRYTSTDLSRLEIMRRLTADGVSPAEAARWARRAPVLAAPERLGRATPPGVTRAGGGTAIPVGRAGPVARGLARAAMRLDSVAIGETIAHALAADGVVTTWDILLRPVLAGIGDRHAATGRLIEVEHLLSRCVSEAFATVARARPAAGPARILLSCADEEQHTLPLEALGAALAEAGVGYRMLGARVPVPALVEAVARTGPTAVVLWSHTGATADPDQLTALLATPRRPLLVLAAGPGWRADALPAGVVRPMDLAEAVALATAVRDSQDRSTTA from the coding sequence GTGGCCGATGAGGCGCTGAGCGCGGGTGCCGTCGCACGGACGCTGGGTGTCGCGGTCACCACGCTGCGTACCTGGCACCAGCGCTACGGTCTCGGGCCCAGCGAGCACGTACCGGGACACCACCGGCGCTACACCTCGACCGACCTCTCGCGGCTGGAGATCATGCGGCGGCTCACCGCGGACGGGGTGAGCCCGGCGGAGGCCGCCCGCTGGGCCCGGCGGGCGCCGGTGCTGGCCGCACCCGAGCGTCTCGGCCGGGCGACCCCGCCGGGCGTCACCCGGGCCGGCGGCGGGACGGCCATCCCGGTCGGCCGGGCCGGACCGGTAGCCCGTGGGCTGGCCCGCGCCGCGATGCGGCTGGACTCGGTGGCCATCGGTGAGACGATCGCGCACGCCCTCGCCGCCGACGGTGTGGTGACGACCTGGGACATCCTGCTCCGGCCGGTGCTCGCCGGCATCGGCGACCGGCACGCCGCCACCGGCCGGCTGATCGAGGTGGAACATCTGCTGTCCCGGTGCGTGTCCGAGGCGTTCGCCACGGTGGCCCGGGCGCGCCCGGCCGCCGGGCCGGCCCGGATCCTGCTCTCCTGCGCCGACGAGGAGCAGCACACGCTGCCGTTGGAGGCGCTCGGCGCCGCCCTCGCCGAGGCGGGAGTGGGCTACCGCATGCTGGGCGCGCGGGTGCCGGTGCCGGCCCTGGTCGAGGCGGTCGCCCGGACCGGGCCGACGGCCGTCGTACTCTGGTCCCACACCGGGGCGACCGCCGACCCGGATCAGCTCACCGCGCTGCTCGCCACCCCCCGTCGGCCGCTGCTGGTGCTCGCCGCCGGGCCGGGCTGGCGGGCCGACGCGCTGCCGGCCGGCGTGGTCCGGCCGATGGACCTGGCCGAGGCGGTCGCGCTGGCGACGGCCGTACGCGATTCGCAGGACCGGTCGACGACGGCCTGA
- the idi gene encoding isopentenyl-diphosphate Delta-isomerase, giving the protein MTSREGHLVELVDGAGHALGEDTVAAAHQPPGRLHRAFSVLLVDPDGRILLQQRAAVKTRFPLRWANSCCGHPLPGQPLAEAANRRLAEELGVAPVDLTEVGVHLYHAEDPATGRVEFEYDHVLRADVPADLPTRPDPAEVATLRWVDPHELAADLDATPEAYAPWLGGVVRQLLRPARPAAGGAGSSGAGPAGVPVDEAPERSGGR; this is encoded by the coding sequence GTGACCTCCCGCGAAGGACACCTGGTCGAACTGGTCGACGGCGCCGGGCACGCGCTCGGCGAGGACACGGTGGCCGCCGCCCACCAGCCGCCGGGCCGGCTGCACCGCGCGTTCTCGGTGCTGCTGGTCGACCCGGACGGGCGGATCCTGCTCCAGCAGCGGGCCGCCGTGAAGACCCGCTTCCCGCTGCGTTGGGCCAACTCCTGCTGCGGCCACCCGCTGCCGGGCCAGCCACTGGCCGAGGCCGCCAACCGCCGGCTGGCCGAGGAGTTGGGCGTCGCCCCCGTCGACCTCACCGAGGTCGGGGTGCACCTCTACCACGCCGAGGACCCGGCCACCGGCCGCGTCGAGTTCGAGTACGACCACGTGCTGCGCGCCGACGTGCCGGCCGACCTGCCCACCCGGCCCGACCCGGCCGAGGTCGCCACCCTGCGCTGGGTCGACCCGCACGAACTGGCCGCCGACCTCGACGCCACCCCCGAGGCGTACGCGCCCTGGCTGGGCGGGGTGGTGCGGCAACTGCTGCGTCCGGCACGTCCCGCCGCCGGCGGGGCGGGCTCGTCCGGCGCGGGCCCGGCCGGTGTGCCGGTCGACGAGGCACCGGAGCGGTCGGGTGGCCGATGA
- the crtI gene encoding phytoene desaturase family protein, producing MRIVTGRTDRVVVVGAGLGGLACALHLAGSGRQVTVLEREAVPGGRAGRLSVDGYEFDTGPTVLTMPDLIAEALGAVGEELTDWLDLTPLDPAYRAYYPDGSTLDVITDTTRMAAEIARVCGPREADGYLRFVDYARDLWRWERADFIERNLDAPTDLLTANLVRLLASGAFRRLQTKINQFFRDPRTQRIFSFQAMYAGLAPHDALAIYAVIAYLDSVAGVCFPRGGVHAVSRAMAGAAEKHGVQLRYGTTVTRVETVNGRATGVLTADGEFVPADVVVLNPDLPVAYRDLLPAGRQRRLTHSPSCVVLHVGSTQGYTRIAHHNIHFGRSWRGTFDQVIRRGELMSDPSLLVTNPSRTDPAVAPAGRHTYYVLAPVPNLDRAALPWRGDLTRRYADQLVETLEERGYVGFGDGVEVLRTVTPADWAEQGMAAGTPFAAAHSLFQTGPFRPSNLHRALGNVVFVGSGTQPGVGVPMVLISGKLAASRITGAGR from the coding sequence GTGCGGATCGTGACCGGACGCACGGACCGGGTGGTCGTCGTCGGCGCCGGCCTGGGCGGGTTGGCGTGCGCACTGCACCTGGCCGGCAGCGGCCGGCAGGTGACCGTCCTGGAACGGGAGGCGGTGCCGGGCGGCCGGGCCGGCCGACTCAGCGTCGACGGGTACGAGTTCGACACCGGACCCACCGTGCTCACCATGCCCGACCTGATCGCCGAGGCACTCGGCGCGGTCGGCGAGGAGCTGACCGACTGGCTTGACCTGACCCCGCTGGACCCGGCGTACCGGGCGTACTACCCGGACGGGTCGACGCTGGACGTGATCACGGACACCACCCGGATGGCGGCCGAGATCGCCCGGGTCTGCGGCCCTCGCGAGGCCGACGGCTACCTGCGGTTCGTCGACTACGCCCGCGACCTGTGGCGGTGGGAGCGGGCCGACTTCATCGAACGCAACCTGGACGCGCCGACCGACCTGCTCACCGCCAACCTGGTGCGGCTGCTGGCCAGCGGGGCGTTCCGGCGACTCCAGACGAAGATCAACCAGTTCTTCCGGGACCCGCGTACCCAGCGGATCTTCTCCTTCCAGGCCATGTACGCCGGCCTCGCGCCGCACGACGCGCTGGCCATCTACGCGGTCATCGCGTACCTCGACTCGGTGGCCGGGGTGTGCTTCCCACGCGGCGGCGTCCACGCGGTCTCCCGGGCGATGGCCGGCGCGGCGGAGAAGCACGGCGTGCAGCTCCGGTACGGCACCACGGTGACCCGGGTCGAGACGGTCAACGGCCGGGCCACCGGCGTGCTGACCGCCGACGGCGAGTTCGTCCCCGCGGACGTCGTGGTGCTCAACCCGGACCTGCCGGTCGCCTACCGCGACCTGCTGCCCGCCGGGCGGCAGCGCCGACTCACCCACTCGCCCTCCTGCGTGGTGCTGCACGTCGGGTCGACGCAGGGCTACACCCGGATCGCGCACCACAACATCCACTTCGGCCGGTCCTGGCGCGGCACGTTCGACCAGGTGATCCGGCGAGGCGAGCTGATGAGCGACCCGTCGCTGCTGGTGACGAACCCGAGCCGGACCGACCCCGCGGTGGCCCCCGCCGGGCGGCACACCTACTACGTGCTCGCCCCGGTGCCGAACCTCGACCGGGCCGCGCTGCCCTGGCGGGGCGACCTGACCCGCCGCTACGCCGACCAGCTCGTCGAGACGCTGGAGGAGCGGGGCTACGTCGGCTTCGGCGACGGCGTCGAGGTGCTGCGCACGGTCACCCCGGCCGACTGGGCGGAACAGGGCATGGCCGCCGGTACCCCGTTCGCCGCCGCGCACAGCCTCTTCCAGACCGGGCCGTTCCGCCCGTCGAACCTGCACCGGGCGCTCGGCAACGTGGTCTTCGTCGGCTCCGGCACGCAGCCCGGGGTGGGCGTACCGATGGTGTTGATCAGCGGCAAGCTGGCCGCCTCGCGGATCACCGGAGCCGGTCGGTGA
- a CDS encoding phytoene/squalene synthase family protein produces the protein MDTDLTAAYDRCRELHRRHGRTYYLATRLLPAWKRRHVHALYGFTRYADEIVDRTEELPPAERAARLREWSTRFAAGLRGEPVDDPLLPAVLHTIAVFDLDPADFTSFLRSMAMDLTVASYPSYADLLDYMEGSAAVIGTMMLPILGSSDPAAAREPARQLGLAFQLTNFIRDVAEDLGRGRTYLPDEDLARFDVTRDDLYAARAAGHAIPKIRELVEYEVTRAQAHYAAAAPGIPLLSAASQSCMRTAYALYGGILDEVAAQGYDVFVRRARVPGRRRLAVAARSLLTPTGTPVAIPGPAFQPALVA, from the coding sequence GTGGACACCGATCTCACGGCTGCCTACGACCGCTGCCGCGAGCTGCACCGACGCCACGGCCGGACCTACTATCTCGCCACACGTCTGCTGCCCGCATGGAAACGGCGGCATGTCCACGCCCTGTACGGATTCACCCGCTACGCCGACGAGATCGTCGACCGGACCGAGGAGTTGCCGCCGGCCGAGCGCGCCGCCCGGCTGCGGGAGTGGTCCACCCGGTTCGCCGCCGGGCTGCGCGGGGAGCCGGTCGACGACCCGCTGCTACCGGCGGTGCTGCACACCATCGCCGTCTTCGACCTGGACCCCGCCGACTTCACGTCGTTCCTGCGCAGCATGGCGATGGACCTGACGGTGGCGTCCTACCCGAGCTACGCCGACCTGCTCGACTACATGGAGGGCTCGGCCGCGGTCATCGGCACCATGATGCTGCCGATCCTGGGCAGCTCCGACCCGGCCGCCGCCCGGGAGCCGGCCCGCCAGCTCGGCCTGGCGTTCCAGCTAACCAACTTCATCCGGGACGTGGCCGAGGACCTCGGCCGGGGGCGGACGTACCTGCCCGACGAGGACCTGGCCCGGTTCGACGTCACCCGGGACGACCTGTACGCGGCCCGGGCGGCCGGCCACGCCATTCCGAAGATCCGCGAGCTGGTCGAGTACGAGGTGACCCGCGCCCAGGCCCACTACGCCGCCGCCGCGCCGGGCATTCCGCTGCTCAGTGCCGCCTCGCAGTCCTGCATGCGCACCGCGTACGCGCTCTACGGCGGGATCCTCGACGAGGTGGCCGCCCAGGGCTACGACGTCTTCGTACGGCGGGCCCGCGTACCCGGTCGACGGCGGCTGGCGGTGGCCGCGCGGTCGCTGCTCACCCCGACCGGCACGCCGGTCGCGATCCCCGGCCCGGCGTTCCAGCCCGCGCTGGTGGCCTGA
- a CDS encoding dihydrolipoyl dehydrogenase family protein produces MAEPELVDVVVVGLGVGGEEVAGRLAEAGLTVVGIERDLVGGECPYWGCIPSKMMIRAGNALAEAHRVNELAGSAQVRPDWAPVAKRIREEATDTWDDRLAVDRFTGKGGRFVRGSGRLDGPGRVRVGEQVFQARYGIVLGTGTRPSIPPIDGLAGTPYWTNRRAIEVEELPESLLVLGGGAIGLELAQVFARFGVRVTVIEAADRVLAIEEPEASELAATALRADGVRIETGVRAGRVSHDGTTFTVHADGTGFTGEKLLVVTGRRAHLEELGLDTVDVDASQRYLPVDGRMHVTEGIWAVGDLAGEGAFTHIAMYQAAIVVADVLDHMRRSKGGPDASGTASVVGGAAGVVSAVGGAMSAGGSTAAPGSVPYADYRALPRVTFTDPEVGAVGLTEQQARERGVNVQIGYADLTSSARGWIHKAGNAGFIKLVADADQGVLIGATSAGPAGGEVLSGLVVAVHAAVPISQLRHMIYAYPTFHRAIEDALRNLR; encoded by the coding sequence ATGGCGGAGCCGGAACTGGTGGACGTGGTCGTGGTCGGGCTCGGGGTCGGCGGCGAGGAGGTGGCCGGGCGGCTGGCCGAGGCCGGCCTCACCGTCGTCGGGATCGAGCGGGACCTGGTCGGCGGCGAGTGTCCCTACTGGGGCTGCATCCCGAGCAAGATGATGATCCGGGCGGGGAACGCGCTGGCCGAGGCGCACCGGGTCAACGAGCTGGCCGGTTCCGCGCAGGTCCGGCCGGACTGGGCGCCGGTCGCGAAGCGGATTCGCGAGGAGGCCACCGACACCTGGGACGACCGGCTGGCGGTCGACCGGTTCACCGGCAAGGGCGGCCGGTTCGTCCGGGGCAGCGGCCGGCTCGACGGCCCCGGCCGGGTACGCGTCGGCGAGCAGGTTTTCCAGGCCCGGTACGGGATCGTGCTGGGCACCGGCACCCGCCCCTCGATCCCGCCGATCGACGGCCTGGCCGGCACCCCGTACTGGACCAACCGGCGGGCGATCGAGGTCGAGGAACTGCCGGAGTCGCTGCTGGTGCTGGGCGGGGGCGCGATCGGGCTGGAACTGGCCCAGGTCTTCGCCCGGTTCGGCGTACGGGTGACCGTGATCGAGGCGGCCGACCGGGTGCTCGCCATCGAGGAGCCGGAGGCATCCGAGCTGGCTGCCACGGCGTTGCGCGCCGACGGGGTGCGGATCGAGACCGGGGTACGGGCCGGGCGGGTCAGCCACGACGGCACGACCTTCACCGTGCACGCGGACGGCACCGGGTTCACCGGCGAGAAACTGCTGGTGGTGACCGGCCGCAGGGCGCACCTGGAGGAGTTGGGGCTGGACACCGTCGACGTGGACGCCAGCCAGCGCTACCTGCCGGTGGACGGGCGGATGCACGTCACCGAGGGGATCTGGGCGGTCGGCGACCTCGCCGGCGAGGGCGCGTTCACCCACATCGCCATGTACCAGGCGGCGATCGTCGTCGCCGACGTGCTCGACCACATGCGGCGGAGCAAGGGCGGCCCGGACGCGAGCGGCACCGCCAGCGTGGTCGGTGGTGCGGCCGGGGTGGTCAGCGCGGTCGGCGGGGCGATGAGCGCCGGCGGGTCGACCGCCGCGCCGGGCAGCGTCCCGTACGCCGACTACCGGGCGCTGCCCCGGGTCACCTTCACCGACCCCGAGGTCGGGGCGGTCGGCCTCACCGAACAGCAGGCCCGCGAGCGCGGCGTCAACGTCCAGATCGGGTACGCGGACCTGACCTCCTCCGCCCGGGGCTGGATCCACAAGGCCGGCAACGCGGGCTTCATCAAGCTGGTAGCCGACGCCGACCAGGGCGTGCTGATCGGTGCCACCTCGGCCGGCCCGGCCGGTGGCGAGGTGCTGTCCGGGCTGGTGGTGGCGGTGCACGCGGCGGTCCCGATCAGCCAGCTCCGGCACATGATCTACGCGTACCCGACCTTCCACCGGGCCATCGAGGACGCGCTGCGCAACCTGCGCTAG